In Nocardioides sp., the following proteins share a genomic window:
- a CDS encoding NUDIX domain-containing protein, which translates to MRADNLIHGATGVVVRNSSGQIYVHRRTDTKDVYPGRYDFAAGGVLAVGEDPDEAALRELHEELGVRGVELTSLGRGFFADEHTRYWGFLYVCEWDGQITWQPEEVAWGGWWSREQLIEALDDPSRSFMPDTVALLGDWLRSS; encoded by the coding sequence ATGCGCGCCGACAATCTGATCCACGGCGCGACGGGTGTGGTCGTACGCAACTCGTCGGGCCAGATCTATGTGCACCGGCGCACCGACACCAAGGACGTCTATCCGGGACGGTACGACTTCGCGGCTGGTGGTGTGCTCGCGGTTGGCGAGGATCCGGACGAGGCAGCCTTGCGCGAACTCCACGAGGAGTTGGGCGTACGCGGTGTCGAGCTGACCTCGCTAGGACGCGGCTTCTTCGCCGACGAGCACACCCGCTATTGGGGCTTCCTCTACGTGTGCGAGTGGGACGGCCAGATCACGTGGCAACCCGAGGAGGTTGCCTGGGGTGGTTGGTGGTCGCGCGAGCAATTGATCGAGGCGCTCGACGATCCGTCGCGGTCCTTCATGCCCGACACCGTGGCGCTGCTGGGCGACTGGCTGCGTTCTTCCTGA
- a CDS encoding glycerol-3-phosphate dehydrogenase/oxidase, whose amino-acid sequence MILAKALSADQRADALERMGTDELDVLVVGGGIVGVGAALDAVTRGLSVGLVEQRDLASGTSSRSSKLVHGGLRYLEMFDFALVKEALEERGLLLTRLAPHLVRPQPFLFPLEKAIERPYVGAGIALYDALAMLGNYDKGVPRGRHIFKKKLARMAPDLNLDGLHGAIRYYDAQVDDARLVMSVARTAASYGAHVATRTKVTGFLRSVDGTRVVGVTARDLENDREVEIRAKSVINAAGVWTDQIQDLLGPDQALDVDASKGIHLVVPKDRIRCEAGIITKTEKSVLFVIPWRNFWIIGTTDTPWDLDLAHPAASKADIDYLLEHVNKILKDPLDHEDVIGVYAGLRPLLKPTRKKPGEGATTKLSREHTTISPIPGLVLIAGGKLTTYRVMGKDAVDLAVREFPEARGSITDRVPLVGASGFETRTNQRVALSRASGLEIGLIDHLLSRYGGLVDEVLALISQRPELGVALGGAEDYLAAEIVYAVTNEGARHLDDVLARRTRISIETFDRGVKAAAPAAVLMAGELGWSDAQRDDEVDHYLRRVEAERQSQLMPTDQEADEARVSAPEIV is encoded by the coding sequence ATGATCCTCGCCAAGGCCCTCAGTGCAGACCAGCGTGCCGATGCCCTGGAGAGGATGGGCACTGACGAACTCGACGTGCTGGTCGTCGGCGGCGGCATCGTCGGCGTCGGCGCCGCCCTGGACGCGGTCACCCGGGGCTTGAGTGTCGGCCTGGTCGAGCAGCGAGACTTGGCCAGTGGTACGTCGAGCCGCAGCTCCAAGTTGGTGCATGGTGGTCTGCGCTATCTGGAGATGTTCGACTTCGCGCTGGTCAAGGAGGCGCTGGAGGAGCGCGGGCTGCTGCTGACCCGGCTGGCGCCGCACCTCGTACGCCCGCAGCCTTTCCTGTTCCCGCTGGAGAAGGCGATCGAGCGGCCGTACGTCGGCGCGGGCATCGCGCTCTATGACGCGCTGGCGATGCTGGGCAACTACGACAAAGGGGTGCCGCGGGGGCGGCACATCTTCAAGAAGAAGCTCGCCCGGATGGCACCGGATCTCAACCTGGACGGCCTGCACGGCGCGATCCGCTATTACGACGCCCAGGTCGACGACGCACGCCTGGTGATGTCGGTGGCGCGTACGGCCGCCTCCTACGGCGCGCACGTCGCGACGCGCACCAAGGTCACCGGATTCCTGCGCAGCGTGGACGGCACTCGGGTCGTCGGCGTCACCGCCCGCGACCTGGAGAACGACCGCGAGGTCGAGATCCGCGCCAAGTCGGTGATCAATGCCGCCGGCGTGTGGACCGACCAGATCCAGGACCTGCTCGGCCCCGACCAGGCGCTCGACGTCGACGCGTCCAAGGGCATCCATCTGGTCGTGCCCAAGGACCGCATCCGCTGTGAGGCGGGCATCATCACCAAGACCGAGAAGTCCGTGCTCTTCGTGATTCCGTGGCGCAACTTCTGGATCATCGGCACCACCGACACGCCGTGGGACCTCGACCTGGCACACCCGGCCGCGTCCAAGGCCGACATCGACTACCTGCTCGAACACGTCAACAAGATCCTGAAGGACCCGCTGGACCACGAAGACGTGATCGGCGTGTACGCCGGCCTGCGCCCGCTGCTCAAACCGACCCGCAAGAAGCCGGGCGAGGGCGCGACGACGAAGTTGTCGCGCGAGCACACCACGATCAGCCCGATCCCGGGCCTGGTGCTGATCGCGGGCGGCAAGCTCACCACCTACCGCGTGATGGGCAAGGACGCGGTCGACCTGGCGGTGCGCGAGTTCCCCGAAGCGCGTGGCTCGATCACCGACCGGGTCCCGCTCGTGGGTGCGTCGGGCTTCGAAACGCGTACGAACCAGCGCGTCGCACTGAGTCGGGCTTCGGGGCTGGAGATCGGCCTGATCGACCACCTGCTGAGTCGCTATGGCGGGCTCGTCGACGAGGTGTTGGCGCTGATCTCGCAGCGTCCCGAACTCGGCGTTGCTCTTGGGGGCGCCGAGGACTACTTGGCGGCCGAGATCGTCTACGCCGTCACCAACGAGGGGGCTCGTCACCTCGACGACGTGCTGGCGCGGCGCACCCGCATCTCCATCGAGACCTTCGATCGTGGCGTCAAGGCAGCCGCGCCCGCAGCCGTGCTGATGGCCGGTGAACTCGGC